In Streptomyces sclerotialus, the DNA window TGGCTGGCGGCCGCGGCAACGGCCGCCGTACTGGGCGGCTTCGCCGTCCGCGGGGTGTTCACGGGCCTGGCCGGGCTGGTGGAGCCGCTGCGCGACGGACTCGTACGACGGACGGTGAGCGATGCGCTGGCCGGGGCGCTCACCGACCCCGCCCGCGCCGACACCGCGGCGGTCTCCCGGCTCACCGGACAGACGGAAGCGGCACGGGACGGCTTCGCCGGGGTGCTGCTCACGCTGCGCTCGTTCGTGTTCACCGCGGCGGGCGCGCTGCTCGGGCTGGGGGCGCTCGCCCCGTTGCTGCTGCCGTTCGTGGTGCTGCCGCTCGTGCTGGGCATCGGCCTGTTCCTCGCGGTCCTCTCCCCCATGGCGGCGCGGCAGCGCGCCTATCTCGACGCCGACGAGGCGCTGGCGGCCGCCGCCGGGCGGACCTGCGAAGGGCTGCGGGACATCACCGCCTGCGGTGCCGGCCCGCGCACCGCCGGGGAGTTGACGGACCTCGTCGCGGCCGAGGCCGCCGCGTCCCGGGCGCTGGCCCGGTGGTCAGCGGCACGCACCGTGGCACTCGGCGTCTCGGCGCACCTTCCGGTGCTGTCGTTGCTGGCCGGTGCGCCGTGGCTGCTGCGGAACGGCGTCACCGCCGGAGCCCTGGTCGGCGCCCTCACCTATCTGACCCAGTCCCTGCTGCCCGCGCTCAGCACGCTCATGACCGCACTCGGCGCCACGGGGACCCGGCTGCTGGTGGTACTCGACCGGCTGGCCGGCAGGGCTCCCTCCCCGGCGCACCGCCCGCACCCCGGTGCCGGACCGGGCACCCGGCCGGTCCCGGGCACGCCGGGTACCGCGGGCGCCGGCCCTCTCGGAACTGCTGCCTCTCCTTCCGTTCCCGTACGCGACGCGGCGGGGGCGCACCCGCCCGCCGTCGAACTCCGCTCCGTGACCTTCGGATACGGAGCCCGCCCCGTGCTGGACCGGCTGGACCTCACCGTGCGGCACGGGGAACACCTGGCCGTGGTCGGCCCCAGCGGGATCGGGAAGTCCACCCTGACCGCACTCGTCGCGGGGATGCTGACCCCGCAGGCGGGTGAGGTCCTGGTGGACGGCGGTGCGGTCGTGGGCCGTCCCGCGGAGGAGCTGGCGCGGCGGCGGTCGCTCGTGCCGCAGGAGGCCTACGTCTGCAGCGGCACCGTCCGGGAGAACCTCTGCTACCTGCGGCCGGAGGCCACGGACGAGGAACTGGCCGCCACCCTCGAAGCGCTCGGCCTGCACCGGCTGGTGGACGGGCTCGGCGGGCCGTCGGCGTCCGTGGAGCCGCACCGGCTCTCCCAGGGCGAACGCCAGCTGTTCGCCCTGGCCCGCGCCCATCTCTCCGCCGCCCCGCTGGTCCTTCTCGACGAGGCGACCTGCCACCTGTCCCCGCGGGAGGAGGAGCGCGCCGAGACGGCGCTCGCCGCGCGGCCGGGCACGCTGATCGTGGTGGCCCACCGGCTCTCCTCGGCCCGGCGCGCCGACCGGGTGCTGGTGCTGGACGGGACCAGGCCCGCGGTGGGCACCCATGACGAGCTGCTGACCGCTTCGCCGCTCTACCGGGATCTCGTCGGCGTCTGGAGCGGCGGCGCAGGCCGCTGAGCTCCGTGCCGGGCGCTCATATCCAGCCGTACTGCCGGCAGAGGCGGATGGCATCCATACGGTTGCGGGCGTTCACCTTGCGGGTCGCCGCGGCCAGGTAGTTGCGGACGGTGCCGATCGAGAGGTTGAGGATCCGTGCGATGTCGGACGTCGCCTGGCCGTCGGCGGTGAGGGACAGGACGGTCAGCTCTCTGGCCGACAGCGGCATGTCCTTGGCCCGGAGGAAGTCCAGGGCGAGGGAGTCGTCGACGAATCTCTCGCCCTCGGCGAGCGTCCGGATCGCCTTCACCAGTGTGCCCGCGTCCCCGTCGCGGTCGACGAAGGCGCGGGCACCCGCATCACATGCCTTGAGCAGCAGCCTCGGCCGTCCCGTCGGGACCAGCACGAGAAGCTCCCCCACGCGGCCGGTGTGCGGCCGGGACCGGCCGAACGCCTCCAAGGCCGCCGCGGCGCCGGAGGACTGACAGTCCAGTACGGCCACGTCGGAGCGGAGCGCCACCGCCTCCCGGTGCCAGTTCCGGCAGTGCACCGCGGTCACCTCGAACGACGGCTCCGCCCGTAACAACGCCTCGAGCGCCGACCGTAAGAGATCCACGTCGTGCGCCACGGTCACCCGGATCATTGCCCACCCTTCGGTTCGTCCTGTCCGAATGCGGCCCTCACGCCCCCGCTCGCCGACCGCACCGCAGGAGTGCCCGCATACTTCGAGAATGAACTTTCCTCCCTGATCATCCCGTTGCACCGCAGGCGCACCGTCAGTCCCTGTGCCCCCTGTCGTGCGCCGTGGCAACCCCTCTGCGGCTGTGCGGTGGACTTCCTCGACGGTGTACGGGAGCGGAGGCGGATCCGCCGGTCACGGACGCGGCCAGGCCGGTCACGGACGCGGCCAGGGGCGGCCGCCGATGCGCTCTATGTCGGTGTTGAAGCGCCGCAGGTAGGAGGCGAAGGCCGCGATGTCCTCGTCCGGCCAGTCCACCATGATGTCGTCCAGGATGCGGACCAGGTCCTCGCGTTCCTCGTCGAGCATCTGCGTGCCCTTGTCGGTGATGCGGAACTTACGGGCCATGCCTCCGGCGGGGTCGGGGATGCGCTCCACGAGTCCGGCGCGCATCGCCGCGGCGGTCTGCCGGTTGAGGGTGGAGGCGTCGAGGCCGAAGGCGTCGCTCAGCTCACCGATCGACATGGGCCCCTGCATGCGGATGCGGCTGAGGAGGATGTAGGCGCTGCGCTCCAGCGCGCCGTCCTTGTGCCGTCCGCCCCGCTTGTTCAAGAACGTGTGCCGGCTGAGCAGCATCTGCTCGTACTCGACCTCGTCCGTCGGCCTGACCATGCGTCCGCCGCCTCCTGCTTTCCGCTCCTTGCCGCGCCGCCGACGCATCGCGCCTCCAGGTGGCTCCTTGTCGCCATCTTCTCACGAAGATGCATCACGCACACCATGTGGTCCATACATGCGACGTGTACGATGCACATCGCTGCGGACGCCGTCATGGTGCCGCGAACACCGTCAAGGAGTCCCGCGATGGACGCCCCCCGCTCCCCCTCCCGCCCCGGCGGCGTGGTCGCCACGCCGGCGGTCGCCGGCATCACGGCGGCGACCACCCAGACGCTGGTCACCCCGCTGCTGGCGGAGCTGCCGACGATCGTGCACACCACCGCCTCCGACGCCGCCTGGGTGATCACCGCCGCGCTGGTGGTGGGCGCCGTCTGCGTCCCCGTCTTCGGCCGGCTCGGCGACCTGGCGGGCAAGCGCAGGATGCTGCTCGTGTGCGCCGTGCCGCTGGTGGCGGGCTCGGTGGTGTGCGCCCTCTCCTCCTCGGTGGTGCCCATGATCGCCGGACGCTGTCTGCAGGGCATGGGCATGGTGCCGCTGGGCATCGCCCTGGTCAGCGCCTCCATGGGCATCGGCGGTGGCCTGGGGCTGCCGGTCGCCGCCGCCGTCGCCCAGTACGCGAGCTGGCGCGCCCTCTTCTGGGGCTGCGCGGCCCCGGCCTGGTCTGCCTGCCGCTCGCTGTCTCCAAGGGCGCCGACTGGGGCTGGAGTTCGGCCACCACGCTCGGCCTGTTCGCCGCCGCCGTCGTGGTACTGGCCCTCTGGGGCTGGGGTGGGCCTCGCGTACGGTGCGATGCCGGCCCTGATCATGAGCTCGGTGCCGCAGTCCGAGACCGCCGCCGCCAACGGCTTCAACACCCTCATGCGCTCGCTCGGCACCTCGGTCGGCGCCGCCGTGACCGGCGTGGTACTCGCCCAGCTGACCACCACCATGGGCGGTCACACCGTCACCTCCGAGAGCGGCTTCCGCACCGGCCCGCTGGTCGGCTGCGGCATCGCACTGATCGCCGTCGCGGTCGCGGCCGCCATACCGGCCGCCCCCGCGCCGGGACCGAGGACGCCGGCCCGGCCACCGGAACCGACTCCGGACACCTCGCCTCCGCACCGCGGCACGGCTGACAGGCCCTCACCACAGCTCCCCTACTGAGAGGAACAGGGACTTCATGCCCCACCCCCACAACCCGTCCGGCCCCGTCGCCGGCGACCGGGAACCGGAGATCGACGTCGCCGCCCTCCGGGCCCGCTACCAGGCCGAACGGGACCGCAGGATCCGGCCGGAGGGCGGCCGCCAGTACCAGCCCGTCACCGGCCGGTTCGGCTACTACGACGAGGACCCGTACGCCGATGCGGCGCCCGCCCGGGAACCGCTGCACGACAAGGTCGAGGTGGTCGTCGTCGGCGGCGGCTTCGGCGGACTGCTCGCCGGTGCCCGCCTGCGCCAGGCGGGCGTGGAGTCGATCCGGGTGATCGAGAAGGGCGGCGACTTCGGCGGCACCTGGTACTGGAACCGGTACCCCGGCATCCACTGCGACATCGAGTCCTACATCTACCTGCCGCTGCTGGAGGAGGTCGGCTACGTCCCGAAGTGGAAGTACGCGCCGGGCGAGGAGATCCGGCAGCACGCGAAGGCCATCGGCCGGACCTTCGACCTCTACCGCGACGCCGTCTTCCAGACCCGGGTGACCGGTCTGCGCTGGGCCGACGACGCGGACGAGTGGCTGGTGAGCACCGACCGGGAGGACCGGATACGGGCCCGGTACGTGATCACGGCGAGCGGCACGCTCAGCGAGGCCAAGCTCCCCGGCATCCCCGGGATCGAGACCTTCCGGGGACACACCTTCCACACCAGCCGCTGGGACTACGCGTACACCGGCGGCGACGCCGACGGAAACCTGCACAAGCTCGCCGACAAGCGCGTCGCCCTGATCGGCACGGGCGCGACGGCCATCCAGTGCGTGCCCCATCTCGGCGCCGACGCACAGCAGTTGTACGTGTTCCAGCGCACGCCCTCCTCCGTCGACGTACGCGGCAACCGTCCCACCGACCCCGAGTGGGCGGCCTCCCTCTCCCCCGGCTGGACGCGGCGCCGCAGGGACAACTTCCTCACCCTCGTCACCGGTGGCCGGGCCGACGAGGACCTGGTCGACGACGGCTGGACCAGCAGCGCCCGCCTCCAGCAGAAGCTCATCCCGAGCGACAGCTACCAGGACGTGCCGCCCGAGGAGCGGGAGCGCGCCTACGAGCTCGCCGACTTCCAGAAGATGAACGAGATCCGGGCCCGGGTCGACGCCGTCGTCACGGACCCGGCGACGGCCGAGCTGCTCAAGCCGTGGTACCGCTACATGTGCAAGCGGCCCACGTTCAGCGACCACTACCTCCAGACCTTCAACCGGCCCAACGTCACGCTGGTCGACACCGCCGACCACCACGGCGTGGAGCGGATCACCGAGAACGCCGTCGTGGTCGGCGGCACCTCCTACGAGGTCGACTGCATCATCTTCGGCACCGGGTTCCAGGTCGGTGTCTCCGGCATCACCTCCGGACGGCTGCCGGTCCAGGGCAGGGGCGGCATCACCCTGCCCGAGGCGTGGCGGGAGGGCCCCCGGACGCTGCACGGCTTCTACAGCCACGGCTTCCCCAACCTCTTCCAGCTCGGGCCGCTCCAGAACGCCGCCTCCGTGAACTTCGTGCACGTCCTCGACGAGCAGGCGACACACGTCGCCGAGGTCATCGCGGCGGCACGCGCACGGCAGGCCCGGTATGTGGAGCCGACCGCGGAGGCCGAGGCCGCATGGGTCGCCACGATCCGCGAGAAGGCCCCTGACCTGTACAGGTTCCAGGCCGAGTGCACCCCCGGCTACTACAACAACGAGGGCATGCCGAGGAAGCGCAGCGAGTCGTACGGGGACGGCCCCGTCGCCTTCCACGCGCTGCTCCGGGACTGGCGCGCGGGCGGCGGCATGCGCGACGTCCTCGTCGACGCCGGGCCGGACGAGGCCGAGGAGGGACGATGACGGCGGAGCATCCCAGCCGGTACGGCGGGACCGCGGCGGTACCGGCCTCGGACACCTGGGACGTGCGACGGCTCAACCTGCCGAGCCCGCTGTGGGGTTCGAACGGGGTCGCGTTCGGGCCCGACGGGCGGCTGTACGCGGCGCAGTTCCTGGCGGGGCAGATCAGCGCGGTGGACCCGGCCACCGGTGACGTCGAGACGGTGGTCCCGATGGACGGCCCCGTGCAGTCACCGGACGACCTCGCCTTCGGGGCGGACGGCTCGATGTTCATCACCGACCTGGTGCCGGGACGGGTGTGGCGCCGCAGCCCGCAGGGCGCGTACACCCTCGTCTCGGACCAGGTGAAGGTGCCCAACGGCATCACCTGCATCGGCAACCGGCTGTTCGTCAACGAGATGCGGATGAACGGCCGGCTGCTGGAACTGTTCCCCGA includes these proteins:
- a CDS encoding ABC transporter ATP-binding protein; the encoded protein is MRRLWRPGRRFLGQHLRALTVLAGWSLLESGHTFLGGYGAARALDDGFLAGRPVTGLLWLAAAATAAVLGGFAVRGVFTGLAGLVEPLRDGLVRRTVSDALAGALTDPARADTAAVSRLTGQTEAARDGFAGVLLTLRSFVFTAAGALLGLGALAPLLLPFVVLPLVLGIGLFLAVLSPMAARQRAYLDADEALAAAAGRTCEGLRDITACGAGPRTAGELTDLVAAEAAASRALARWSAARTVALGVSAHLPVLSLLAGAPWLLRNGVTAGALVGALTYLTQSLLPALSTLMTALGATGTRLLVVLDRLAGRAPSPAHRPHPGAGPGTRPVPGTPGTAGAGPLGTAASPSVPVRDAAGAHPPAVELRSVTFGYGARPVLDRLDLTVRHGEHLAVVGPSGIGKSTLTALVAGMLTPQAGEVLVDGGAVVGRPAEELARRRSLVPQEAYVCSGTVRENLCYLRPEATDEELAATLEALGLHRLVDGLGGPSASVEPHRLSQGERQLFALARAHLSAAPLVLLDEATCHLSPREEERAETALAARPGTLIVVAHRLSSARRADRVLVLDGTRPAVGTHDELLTASPLYRDLVGVWSGGAGR
- a CDS encoding flavin-containing monooxygenase — its product is MPHPHNPSGPVAGDREPEIDVAALRARYQAERDRRIRPEGGRQYQPVTGRFGYYDEDPYADAAPAREPLHDKVEVVVVGGGFGGLLAGARLRQAGVESIRVIEKGGDFGGTWYWNRYPGIHCDIESYIYLPLLEEVGYVPKWKYAPGEEIRQHAKAIGRTFDLYRDAVFQTRVTGLRWADDADEWLVSTDREDRIRARYVITASGTLSEAKLPGIPGIETFRGHTFHTSRWDYAYTGGDADGNLHKLADKRVALIGTGATAIQCVPHLGADAQQLYVFQRTPSSVDVRGNRPTDPEWAASLSPGWTRRRRDNFLTLVTGGRADEDLVDDGWTSSARLQQKLIPSDSYQDVPPEERERAYELADFQKMNEIRARVDAVVTDPATAELLKPWYRYMCKRPTFSDHYLQTFNRPNVTLVDTADHHGVERITENAVVVGGTSYEVDCIIFGTGFQVGVSGITSGRLPVQGRGGITLPEAWREGPRTLHGFYSHGFPNLFQLGPLQNAASVNFVHVLDEQATHVAEVIAAARARQARYVEPTAEAEAAWVATIREKAPDLYRFQAECTPGYYNNEGMPRKRSESYGDGPVAFHALLRDWRAGGGMRDVLVDAGPDEAEEGR
- a CDS encoding response regulator transcription factor, encoding MIRVTVAHDVDLLRSALEALLRAEPSFEVTAVHCRNWHREAVALRSDVAVLDCQSSGAAAALEAFGRSRPHTGRVGELLVLVPTGRPRLLLKACDAGARAFVDRDGDAGTLVKAIRTLAEGERFVDDSLALDFLRAKDMPLSARELTVLSLTADGQATSDIARILNLSIGTVRNYLAAATRKVNARNRMDAIRLCRQYGWI
- a CDS encoding MarR family winged helix-turn-helix transcriptional regulator — protein: MVRPTDEVEYEQMLLSRHTFLNKRGGRHKDGALERSAYILLSRIRMQGPMSIGELSDAFGLDASTLNRQTAAAMRAGLVERIPDPAGGMARKFRITDKGTQMLDEEREDLVRILDDIMVDWPDEDIAAFASYLRRFNTDIERIGGRPWPRP